Proteins found in one Spirochaetota bacterium genomic segment:
- a CDS encoding DUF721 domain-containing protein, producing the protein MKNKENFDKNFYFELYSTNLEEMNNKEEFKSFFEILPNELKVKLKSKLKEKEIIDFLKSLLEGNIKEHIKPIYINKGIIYVAVDNPIWGQEFLFYKDRFLKRINSKFKSDFYDIKYRFLPQYFQRDDKRSSFDKLNDELKKEVEDEIKIVDDAQMKEKLKNLIASIILSDKSLKK; encoded by the coding sequence ATGAAAAATAAAGAAAATTTTGATAAAAATTTTTATTTTGAGCTTTATTCAACCAATTTAGAAGAAATGAACAATAAAGAAGAATTCAAATCATTTTTTGAGATATTACCTAATGAACTAAAAGTAAAACTCAAAAGCAAGTTAAAGGAAAAAGAAATAATCGATTTTTTAAAATCTTTATTAGAAGGAAATATAAAAGAACATATCAAACCTATTTATATAAATAAAGGAATTATTTATGTTGCAGTTGATAACCCCATTTGGGGACAAGAATTTTTATTTTATAAAGATCGTTTTCTTAAAAGAATTAATTCAAAATTTAAAAGTGATTTTTATGATATTAAATACCGTTTTCTACCTCAGTATTTTCAAAGAGATGATAAGAGGAGTTCTTTTGATAAACTTAATGATGAATTAAAAAAAGAGGTAGAAGATGAAATAAAAATAGTAGATGATGCTCAAATGAAAGAAAAACTCAAAAATCTTATTGCTTCAATTATTTTATCAGATAAAAGCTTGAAAAAATAA